From Micromonospora rhizosphaerae, the proteins below share one genomic window:
- a CDS encoding 6-phospho-beta-glucosidase, which yields MKLTILGGGGFRVPLIYQQLLTQEDGPDVREVVLYDLARHRLNAVHAVLDQLAAGRPDAPKVRTATDLDEALDGADFVFSAIRVDGLAGRTVDERVALDLGILGQETTGPGGLAYGLRTIPVCLDIADRVARRAPNAWVINFTNPAGMVTEAMRRRLGDRVIGICDSPIGLGLRAARVLGVDQHRVALDYVGLNHLGWLRGLRVDGVDRLPELLADDALLSQMEEARLMGLEWVRSLGAIPNEYLYYYYYNRDAVTAIKDAATTRGEFLRQQQDQFYAEVAGKPDAALEIWTRTRAEREATYMAESRDSSGAGEREQEDIAEGGYQKVALDLMAGIAGGRASTMILNVRNGSAVPGLPADAVVEVPCLVDGTGARPFATEPLQGHMLGLVQQVKAVEQLTIEAAVSGSAALAVKALALHPLVDSVTIARRLLAGYQERLPGLADVLR from the coding sequence ATGAAACTGACCATCCTGGGCGGTGGCGGCTTCCGGGTACCACTCATCTATCAGCAGCTGTTGACGCAGGAGGACGGGCCCGACGTTCGCGAGGTCGTGCTCTACGACCTGGCGCGCCACCGGCTGAACGCCGTGCACGCGGTGCTCGACCAACTGGCGGCCGGGCGGCCGGACGCGCCGAAGGTGCGCACCGCGACCGATCTGGACGAGGCGCTGGACGGCGCCGACTTCGTCTTCTCGGCGATCCGCGTGGACGGTCTCGCCGGCCGTACGGTGGACGAGCGGGTCGCGCTCGACCTCGGCATCCTCGGCCAGGAGACGACCGGGCCGGGCGGGCTCGCGTACGGGCTGCGGACCATCCCGGTCTGCCTGGACATCGCCGACCGGGTGGCGCGCCGCGCGCCGAACGCCTGGGTCATCAACTTCACCAACCCGGCCGGCATGGTCACCGAGGCGATGCGTCGCCGGCTGGGTGACCGCGTGATCGGCATCTGCGACTCGCCCATCGGGCTCGGCCTCCGCGCCGCCCGGGTGCTCGGCGTCGACCAGCATCGGGTGGCGCTGGACTACGTCGGTCTCAACCACCTCGGCTGGCTGCGTGGGCTGCGGGTGGACGGCGTGGACCGGCTGCCCGAACTGCTGGCCGACGACGCGCTGCTCAGCCAGATGGAGGAGGCCCGCCTGATGGGCCTGGAGTGGGTCCGGTCGCTGGGCGCCATCCCGAACGAGTACCTCTACTACTACTACTACAACCGGGACGCGGTCACGGCCATCAAGGACGCGGCGACCACCCGGGGCGAGTTCCTCCGCCAGCAGCAGGACCAGTTCTACGCGGAGGTCGCCGGCAAGCCCGATGCCGCCCTGGAGATCTGGACCCGCACCCGGGCCGAGCGGGAAGCCACCTACATGGCGGAGAGCCGCGACAGCAGCGGCGCCGGGGAGCGGGAGCAGGAGGACATCGCGGAAGGCGGCTACCAGAAGGTGGCCCTCGACCTCATGGCGGGCATCGCCGGGGGGCGCGCCTCGACGATGATCCTCAATGTGCGCAACGGCTCCGCCGTCCCTGGGCTGCCCGCCGACGCGGTGGTCGAGGTCCCCTGTCTGGTGGACGGCACCGGGGCCCGGCCCTTCGCGACGGAGCCGCTGCAGGGCCACATGCTCGGGCTCGTGCAGCAGGTCAAGGCGGTGGAGCAGCTGACCATCGAAGCCGCCGTCAGCGGGTCGGCCGCCCTGGCGGTCAAGGCTCTGGCGCTGCACCCGCTGGTCGACTCCGTGACCATCGCACGGCGGCTGCTCGCCGGTTACCAGGAGCGGTTGCCGGGGCTGGCGGACGTGCTGCGGTGA